From the Saimiri boliviensis isolate mSaiBol1 chromosome X, mSaiBol1.pri, whole genome shotgun sequence genome, one window contains:
- the CITED1 gene encoding cbp/p300-interacting transactivator 1 isoform X4: MEPSAQELQLAASSSDNLSNFCQDSEMPTTSRPALDVKGGTSPVKEEANQEMSAMAYSNLAVKDRKAVAILHYPGVASNGSKASGAPTSPSGSPVGSPPATPPAKSPSFNLNPAPHLLASMQLQKLNSQYHGMAAATPGQPGEAGPLQNWDLGAQAAGGAGSLSPSAGAQSPAIIDSDPVDEEVLMSLVVELGLDRANELPELWLGQNEFDFTSDFPSSC, translated from the exons ATGGAACCATCCG CACAAGAGCTCCAGCTGGCAGCATCATCTTCTGACAATTTATCCAACTTCTGCCAAGACTCTGAAATGCCAACAACTTCGAGGCCTGCACTTGATGTCAAGGGTGGCACCTCACCTGTGAAGGAG gAAGCCAACCAAGAGATGAGCGCCATGGCCTACTCTAACCTTGCGGTGAAAGATCGCAAAGCAGTGGCCATTCTGCACTACCCTGGGGTAGCCTCAAATGGAAGCAAGGCCAGTGGGGCTCCCACTAGTCCCTCGGGATCGCCAGTAGGCTCTCCTCCTGCCACCCCTCCCGCTAAATCCCCATCCTTCAACCTGAACCCTGCCCCTCACTTGCTGGCCAGTATGCAGCTGCAGAAACTTAATAGCCAGTATCATGGGATGGCCGCCGCCACTCCGGGCCAACCCGGGGAGGCAGGGCCCCTGCAGAACTGGGACTTGGGGGCTCAGGCAGCGGGAGGGGCGGGATCACTCTCTCCTTCTGCTGGTGCCCAGAGCCCTGCTATCATCGATTCGGACCCAGTGGATGAGGAGGTGCTGATGTCGCTGGTGGTGGAACTGGGGTTGGACCGAGCCAATGAGCTTCCGGAGCTGTGGCTGGGGCAGAATGAGTTTGACTTCACTTCGGACTTTCCATCTAGCTGCTGA
- the CITED1 gene encoding cbp/p300-interacting transactivator 1 isoform X3, translating to MEPSVSNAKTIRRDTQELQLAASSSDNLSNFCQDSEMPTTSRPALDVKGGTSPVKEEANQEMSAMAYSNLAVKDRKAVAILHYPGVASNGSKASGAPTSPSGSPVGSPPATPPAKSPSFNLNPAPHLLASMQLQKLNSQYHGMAAATPGQPGEAGPLQNWDLGAQAAGGAGSLSPSAGAQSPAIIDSDPVDEEVLMSLVVELGLDRANELPELWLGQNEFDFTSDFPSSC from the exons ATGGAACCATCCG TAAGCAATGCAAAGACGATACGGAGAGATA CACAAGAGCTCCAGCTGGCAGCATCATCTTCTGACAATTTATCCAACTTCTGCCAAGACTCTGAAATGCCAACAACTTCGAGGCCTGCACTTGATGTCAAGGGTGGCACCTCACCTGTGAAGGAG gAAGCCAACCAAGAGATGAGCGCCATGGCCTACTCTAACCTTGCGGTGAAAGATCGCAAAGCAGTGGCCATTCTGCACTACCCTGGGGTAGCCTCAAATGGAAGCAAGGCCAGTGGGGCTCCCACTAGTCCCTCGGGATCGCCAGTAGGCTCTCCTCCTGCCACCCCTCCCGCTAAATCCCCATCCTTCAACCTGAACCCTGCCCCTCACTTGCTGGCCAGTATGCAGCTGCAGAAACTTAATAGCCAGTATCATGGGATGGCCGCCGCCACTCCGGGCCAACCCGGGGAGGCAGGGCCCCTGCAGAACTGGGACTTGGGGGCTCAGGCAGCGGGAGGGGCGGGATCACTCTCTCCTTCTGCTGGTGCCCAGAGCCCTGCTATCATCGATTCGGACCCAGTGGATGAGGAGGTGCTGATGTCGCTGGTGGTGGAACTGGGGTTGGACCGAGCCAATGAGCTTCCGGAGCTGTGGCTGGGGCAGAATGAGTTTGACTTCACTTCGGACTTTCCATCTAGCTGCTGA
- the CITED1 gene encoding cbp/p300-interacting transactivator 1 isoform X5 yields the protein MPTTSRPALDVKGGTSPVKEEANQEMSAMAYSNLAVKDRKAVAILHYPGVASNGSKASGAPTSPSGSPVGSPPATPPAKSPSFNLNPAPHLLASMQLQKLNSQYHGMAAATPGQPGEAGPLQNWDLGAQAAGGAGSLSPSAGAQSPAIIDSDPVDEEVLMSLVVELGLDRANELPELWLGQNEFDFTSDFPSSC from the exons ATGCCAACAACTTCGAGGCCTGCACTTGATGTCAAGGGTGGCACCTCACCTGTGAAGGAG gAAGCCAACCAAGAGATGAGCGCCATGGCCTACTCTAACCTTGCGGTGAAAGATCGCAAAGCAGTGGCCATTCTGCACTACCCTGGGGTAGCCTCAAATGGAAGCAAGGCCAGTGGGGCTCCCACTAGTCCCTCGGGATCGCCAGTAGGCTCTCCTCCTGCCACCCCTCCCGCTAAATCCCCATCCTTCAACCTGAACCCTGCCCCTCACTTGCTGGCCAGTATGCAGCTGCAGAAACTTAATAGCCAGTATCATGGGATGGCCGCCGCCACTCCGGGCCAACCCGGGGAGGCAGGGCCCCTGCAGAACTGGGACTTGGGGGCTCAGGCAGCGGGAGGGGCGGGATCACTCTCTCCTTCTGCTGGTGCCCAGAGCCCTGCTATCATCGATTCGGACCCAGTGGATGAGGAGGTGCTGATGTCGCTGGTGGTGGAACTGGGGTTGGACCGAGCCAATGAGCTTCCGGAGCTGTGGCTGGGGCAGAATGAGTTTGACTTCACTTCGGACTTTCCATCTAGCTGCTGA
- the CITED1 gene encoding cbp/p300-interacting transactivator 1 isoform X1: MEAKGAFRAEFSVNCGMEVSEFGQLASAAQSTSALPSPDTRPHTHTHAHTPLPINAGCRAARRVPASQSSGLGVRETWLRIPAPPLSSAVTLAQELQLAASSSDNLSNFCQDSEMPTTSRPALDVKGGTSPVKEEANQEMSAMAYSNLAVKDRKAVAILHYPGVASNGSKASGAPTSPSGSPVGSPPATPPAKSPSFNLNPAPHLLASMQLQKLNSQYHGMAAATPGQPGEAGPLQNWDLGAQAAGGAGSLSPSAGAQSPAIIDSDPVDEEVLMSLVVELGLDRANELPELWLGQNEFDFTSDFPSSC; this comes from the exons ATGGAGGCAAAAGGGGCTTTTCGGGCCGAGTTCAGCGTTAATTGCGGGATGGAAGTTAGCGAATTTGGGCAACTTGCCTCTGCTGCCCAGTCGAcctcagctctcccctcccccgacacacgcccacacacacacacccacgcgCACACCCCTCTCCCTATAAACGCGGGCTGCCGAGCTGCGCGCCGAGTCCCTGCCTCGCAGAGCTCCGGACTTGGAGTCAGAGAGACCTGGCTGCGAATCCCGGCTCCGCCACTTTCTAGcgctgtgaccttgg CACAAGAGCTCCAGCTGGCAGCATCATCTTCTGACAATTTATCCAACTTCTGCCAAGACTCTGAAATGCCAACAACTTCGAGGCCTGCACTTGATGTCAAGGGTGGCACCTCACCTGTGAAGGAG gAAGCCAACCAAGAGATGAGCGCCATGGCCTACTCTAACCTTGCGGTGAAAGATCGCAAAGCAGTGGCCATTCTGCACTACCCTGGGGTAGCCTCAAATGGAAGCAAGGCCAGTGGGGCTCCCACTAGTCCCTCGGGATCGCCAGTAGGCTCTCCTCCTGCCACCCCTCCCGCTAAATCCCCATCCTTCAACCTGAACCCTGCCCCTCACTTGCTGGCCAGTATGCAGCTGCAGAAACTTAATAGCCAGTATCATGGGATGGCCGCCGCCACTCCGGGCCAACCCGGGGAGGCAGGGCCCCTGCAGAACTGGGACTTGGGGGCTCAGGCAGCGGGAGGGGCGGGATCACTCTCTCCTTCTGCTGGTGCCCAGAGCCCTGCTATCATCGATTCGGACCCAGTGGATGAGGAGGTGCTGATGTCGCTGGTGGTGGAACTGGGGTTGGACCGAGCCAATGAGCTTCCGGAGCTGTGGCTGGGGCAGAATGAGTTTGACTTCACTTCGGACTTTCCATCTAGCTGCTGA
- the CITED1 gene encoding cbp/p300-interacting transactivator 1 isoform X2 codes for MTRDPAADIFSSCFKKMFTRFSIFFSLRPPSTQVSNAKTIRRDTQELQLAASSSDNLSNFCQDSEMPTTSRPALDVKGGTSPVKEEANQEMSAMAYSNLAVKDRKAVAILHYPGVASNGSKASGAPTSPSGSPVGSPPATPPAKSPSFNLNPAPHLLASMQLQKLNSQYHGMAAATPGQPGEAGPLQNWDLGAQAAGGAGSLSPSAGAQSPAIIDSDPVDEEVLMSLVVELGLDRANELPELWLGQNEFDFTSDFPSSC; via the exons ATGACGCGGGACCCAGCAGCTGATATATTTtcctcatgttttaaaaaaatgtttacccgtttctctatttttttctccctccggCCCCCATCCACCCAAGTAAGCAATGCAAAGACGATACGGAGAGATA CACAAGAGCTCCAGCTGGCAGCATCATCTTCTGACAATTTATCCAACTTCTGCCAAGACTCTGAAATGCCAACAACTTCGAGGCCTGCACTTGATGTCAAGGGTGGCACCTCACCTGTGAAGGAG gAAGCCAACCAAGAGATGAGCGCCATGGCCTACTCTAACCTTGCGGTGAAAGATCGCAAAGCAGTGGCCATTCTGCACTACCCTGGGGTAGCCTCAAATGGAAGCAAGGCCAGTGGGGCTCCCACTAGTCCCTCGGGATCGCCAGTAGGCTCTCCTCCTGCCACCCCTCCCGCTAAATCCCCATCCTTCAACCTGAACCCTGCCCCTCACTTGCTGGCCAGTATGCAGCTGCAGAAACTTAATAGCCAGTATCATGGGATGGCCGCCGCCACTCCGGGCCAACCCGGGGAGGCAGGGCCCCTGCAGAACTGGGACTTGGGGGCTCAGGCAGCGGGAGGGGCGGGATCACTCTCTCCTTCTGCTGGTGCCCAGAGCCCTGCTATCATCGATTCGGACCCAGTGGATGAGGAGGTGCTGATGTCGCTGGTGGTGGAACTGGGGTTGGACCGAGCCAATGAGCTTCCGGAGCTGTGGCTGGGGCAGAATGAGTTTGACTTCACTTCGGACTTTCCATCTAGCTGCTGA